Sequence from the Synergistaceae bacterium genome:
CTGAAGAACTGAGCAACATAAACTTCGTTCTCATCGCAAGTTTTGATTACCGATCCCATTTCAGCACTTGCACTGTTGCAGATAATAATTCCGTCGCACCCTGCAAGAGCTAAAGTTTCTGCGCTGGCCGTTACCTGTTCGGAAATATGAGCCTGATCTACCCATTGAGTCTCAACGCCTAAAACCTTTGCTGCTTCGTCGATAATTCTTTTGCACTCACTGCCGAGCGTATCTGTTGAGCTCCAAATCGAGATACCAATTTTAATGGGTGCTGCAAAAATTGCGGGAGCTGTAGCAAATATCATCGTTGCTGCGAGAATTGACGCGATTAATTTTTTCTTCATGATTATAGATTCCTTCCTAATGTTATATTAATATCTGCGCTGTGAAATTACGTCAGCGGCCTTAACTGATGTAACTGTGCCGAGATTGATTCCGCCGTTCATATCGAAAACGCCTTCTTCAGGATGAATAACGGTTCTGCTGAATTTTTCTCCGCGCTCAAGAGCCTCAATTGTAGGAACAACAAACGCGCCATAAAGTGGTGTGCATTCTACTGTGCAGTTCATTTCGCCCGCGACGATAGCGTCAAAAGCTGCCTTTACTGAGTCACAACCTACGATAATAATATCTTTTCCGGGAACTTTGCCGGCTGCCTTGATTGCGTCAATTGCTCCGAGTGCCATGTCATCATTTTGTGCGATAAGAACATCAATTTTCGGAATTGACTTTAACCAGCTCTCCATAACTGCCTGACCTTCAGCTCTTGTGAAATTTCCTGACTGCTGGCCGACAAGTTTTAAATGCGGATATTCCTTCAACGCTTTAAGATTTCCTTCTGTGCGTCCTGTCTGCGCGCTTGCTCCTGTTGTGCCTTCCATGATGACGATATTCACGTCTTCATTGCCGCGTCCGATACTCTTCAAATATTCGCCGACCCAAGCAACTTGTCTTCTTCCTTCCTCGACGAAATCTCCGCCGAATGCTGCAACGTAGTCAATTTTGTCTGCGCAGTCAGGGAGCCTGTCAACAAGGAGGAGGGGTATTTCTGCCTCGTTAACTTCTTTGAGAACTTCATCCCATCCAGTTGAGACAACGCCCGTGAAGAGAATATAATCTACGCCTTGAGTAATAAAATTGCGGAGTGCTTTGATCTGATTCTCCTGTTTCTGCTGCCCGTCATCATAAACGAGTTTCCAGCCCGGGTGATTCTCGATTGCCGAACGTAAATCATCAGTGTTTGCTGTGCGCCAGTCTGACTCTTGGCCAATCTGAGAGAACGCAATAACAACATCTTTTGCACTTGCTGACGATACACAAATAATCATTACAAGCGCAAGGGTGAGAAACAATACTTTCTTCATGAAAAAATTTCCCTCCATATTAATATAAAATTTTGAAGCAATGTAATTTATTGAGATAAATAAATGCTACAACAAACTATAATAAATTTCAATTTCGTAAATGGCTGATTTGATTCATAACACACAAAAAAATGAGCCTCCCATAATCGGACAGCTTGTATAGTAAAGAGCTTGAAAAGAGATTGAAAGATTTGCTATTATACTTTTTCGTGAATTATATTATAAGAAAGGAAAACTTTTGTATGAAGAAATTTTTTGTATGTATTATGCTGTTAATTATGTGCGGTTCGTGCAGTGCTGCTGATAAAATTTCTGCGGTCTGCAATAACGGAACATTTAACGGGGTCTTATCTTCTGATAATGTCATTACGTGGCTTGGTGTTCCTTATGCAAAATCTCCATCGGGCTCTCTTAGATGGAAGGCACCTCAAGCACCCGACGCGAGCACAGAAATATTTGACGCCGATAAATTTTCAGCAATGCCGATACAGATAGTGTCTGATAATAATCCTGCTTCTCTCATGCCTCAAGATGAAGACTGTCTATATCTCAATGTCTGGAAGGCCAGCGATGATAAAGCTGCTCCTCGTCCTGTTATGGTATGGGTTCACGGAGGATCATTCAGATATAACGGGACTGGCAGACCTGAATGGAGCGGACATAAATTAGCTGCTGATAATCCTGATATTATGGTCGTGGCTGTCGGTTATAGACTTGGTATTATGGGATTTATCGATTTTTCTGAGGTAAGCGGCGGCGAAAATTTTGCAGAGAGCGGAAATTTAGGAATACTTGACGTTTTGCAGAGTCTTAAATGGTTGAAAGCTAATATAGCTGCGTTCGGCGGAGACCCTGATAATATAACAGTGTTCGGGCATTCATCCGGAGCGGCTTTAGTTTCATTGTTAATGACAATTCCGGAAGCACAAGGACTCTTTCAGAGGGCTATACTAGAAAGCGGTTCTGTCTCAATGTCAATGGCTAGAAAGAATACAGCAGAGGACGCGACACAACTTGCAAAAAAACTTCTCGCACTGACAGGAAAAACAAACATGACCGGATTAATGACTCTTACTTCGCAAGATCTACAAAACGCTGCAGCAAAACTTGACGGCGCATTGAATTTCCCGGAGCGTGACGGCATAACATTATCTGAAGATGTTTACGCAGCTTTTGCAGCAAACGCAGGTAAATATGATATTCTAATCGGCTCTAATGCTGATGAAGCGCGTTATTTCTTGGGAGCTATAGGCAGTCTTGATGTATATAGTAATTACGTGGCTTCAGCTTATAATCAGCTCACCGACGCAATGAGCCAAATACCTGACTACGGGGAATCAATGGTTAACGCTGCAGAAAATTTCATTACTCTTCAGGGAGATGTTGCACCGGTCTGGGCATATACAGAATTTATAAATGAATTACTTTTCAGAGTCCCTGCTATACAAATGGCTTCATCACCTGCCAGAACTGGCAAAACATACATGTATTACTGGAATATTCCTACAGCTGATCCATATTTAGCATGTCATGAAGTCGAGCTCCCATTCGTTTTTGATCTTCCAAGCGTATTAATTCCGGCTGATTTTCTGAACAGTACACAAGGACAGGGAATACGCGCTCTCACTCAAAATATATGGGTTGATTTTGCTAAAGATGGAATAATAGACGGCGCAATTGAATATACATCGTCTGACCGTACTACAATAATAATTAGTCCTGATGCAACACCAGTAAGCGCAGTTAATGATCCGTTAAGTGAACAGAGACAGTTAATAACGCCTTTACTTGCATTAAATTTTTCAGGACGCGACATTATCAATACCATAAGTGCCGGCGATGAAGATACAGATACAGACTCTGACGATACTAATATTCCAAGAGGTTCAAGTTCAGGCTGTAATGCCGGGATATTTCCGTTAATATTCTTACTGCCTATAATACATATAACAATTAGGAACAAACGCTAATCAACAAAAATTTTCTCCTCTGAGTCTGAAGTCTTTATTATAATTTCATCACATCAGAGGAGAATATAATCAAATTTTCAATAATGAGCCGCCAAAATTTAATTTCCTTGACCGTAATAAGCGTTCGGGCCGTGCTTGCGTAAATAGTGCTTGTCTAATACATATTGCGGTGCCGGTTTTGCTTGAGCGTCTACCGTGAT
This genomic interval carries:
- a CDS encoding ABC transporter substrate-binding protein, which encodes MKKVLFLTLALVMIICVSSASAKDVVIAFSQIGQESDWRTANTDDLRSAIENHPGWKLVYDDGQQKQENQIKALRNFITQGVDYILFTGVVSTGWDEVLKEVNEAEIPLLLVDRLPDCADKIDYVAAFGGDFVEEGRRQVAWVGEYLKSIGRGNEDVNIVIMEGTTGASAQTGRTEGNLKALKEYPHLKLVGQQSGNFTRAEGQAVMESWLKSIPKIDVLIAQNDDMALGAIDAIKAAGKVPGKDIIIVGCDSVKAAFDAIVAGEMNCTVECTPLYGAFVVPTIEALERGEKFSRTVIHPEEGVFDMNGGINLGTVTSVKAADVISQRRY
- a CDS encoding carboxylesterase family protein translates to MKKFFVCIMLLIMCGSCSAADKISAVCNNGTFNGVLSSDNVITWLGVPYAKSPSGSLRWKAPQAPDASTEIFDADKFSAMPIQIVSDNNPASLMPQDEDCLYLNVWKASDDKAAPRPVMVWVHGGSFRYNGTGRPEWSGHKLAADNPDIMVVAVGYRLGIMGFIDFSEVSGGENFAESGNLGILDVLQSLKWLKANIAAFGGDPDNITVFGHSSGAALVSLLMTIPEAQGLFQRAILESGSVSMSMARKNTAEDATQLAKKLLALTGKTNMTGLMTLTSQDLQNAAAKLDGALNFPERDGITLSEDVYAAFAANAGKYDILIGSNADEARYFLGAIGSLDVYSNYVASAYNQLTDAMSQIPDYGESMVNAAENFITLQGDVAPVWAYTEFINELLFRVPAIQMASSPARTGKTYMYYWNIPTADPYLACHEVELPFVFDLPSVLIPADFLNSTQGQGIRALTQNIWVDFAKDGIIDGAIEYTSSDRTTIIISPDATPVSAVNDPLSEQRQLITPLLALNFSGRDIINTISAGDEDTDTDSDDTNIPRGSSSGCNAGIFPLIFLLPIIHITIRNKR